The following is a genomic window from Rhododendron vialii isolate Sample 1 chromosome 9a, ASM3025357v1.
GAAACAAGGAAAGCGAGAGCTGAAGGTAAAGTAATTGTAGTTGAAGTCGAGGTTGCTGAATTAGATGCCATAGCTTGTGCCCTAATTTCTgagattagaagaagaaaggaCAGGGATCGAAGGACTCTCGTCTCAGAtcggctttgataccatatggaaaactcaagaaatgaacaaatgaatcacaagaagaagagagagagagagagagaagaaaacaaatctGAAAACTCAATTATAATCTGTTGTTCGTTGAGTTACAATGCTGAGATAAGTGCTTATATATTTGCACGACACGATCTCACCAGAATTAGTTACAAGTACAGCTGTCCTGACAGCTGGCCCAACTAAGTACCCACTAAACCATCTTAACCAAACTAACAACTCAACTAAttacattttaacaaacacctAACTAATGTGTTCTCTTTACACCCCTCCCTATctctgatttttatttttttttggcttttcaaatTATTCTATGGCAACCGAAAGCCTTCGCCATCGACTCGGAGACGATTCCACTATCACCAATCCTAACGAAAACAATCATGACATCTACAAGGAATATGACGACGATAATGATAATGAAGATGAGTACGAGGACTATATTGAGGAAACCTCAATGAGAGgcagaatgttgaggtggagaGCCGCCATCGTGCGACATGGATTCTTGTCCTTGGCCATAGCAATATTGCCCGCATCTCTACATCTCGTGGACGTCTTCGTCCTCCGTTCTGCCGAGAGGGCCGCGGCTAGGCCTTCTTGGTTCCTAACGCCCTGGATAACGGACGCGTATTTCGTCTTCTCGTCTCTTGTTATGGGCCTCGGCTCCTGGTTCGCGTGGGCGGAAAATGGGCTGCCTCCAAAACCCATGCTTTTCGCATCCAAGCTCCTCGTTTATAACGCCTTGAGTCTAGCGTGGGACCCCATCGTCTTCGGTTGGGGAGCCGTTCACCTCGGACCCCAAATATGCATGCTGAGGGGCTTTCTTGTGGTCGCGATCGCAGGTACGATAAGGCGACAAAATCACACTGCCGGCGAATTCGTTTTTGGAGCGTGCGGAGTAATTGGTGGTATTCATCTGTTTCATTCTAGCCTTGATCTGTTATTACCTGAACACTTCTGAGAATgaattttttcgattttctttGTGTGGGTCATGTTGGTTTTTCATGTTTTATTTTCAACACATGAACTCTTTATAGCTCTCTGAATTGTTGTTACAGTTTTTGTGTTTCTCCCTTCTTTTTAATCTCAAAGGGGAGGGTCGTAAGAGAATATAACAGGGGcattttggctaaataagaACCCAGCTACACACACAGAAAACttgtgcacatattttgttGAGTGGTCATTAcggatcccaaaaaaataatccgagtagttcattaaatgtaaaatatttttttcgagagtgtttgtgaaaaatcagctaaatccgatacctatagctactcaatccaatcatctaactttctattatcctgaaatttgaatgaaaagttagacgattggatcgaacatctatagttatcggattgagctgattttccatgtaaacccttaaaaaaatattttacatttaatgaacgactcagatcattagtgtgggacccgtgatgggccccacaataaaatatGATTGTGCACTAATAGTCTGTGTGAACAAACTTTTTTGCTAAATAAttcatttggattttttttcccttattcaactttttttccgcatttgttaattttttgtcaattttttgtaaattattgctTCGTAATAAtgaaaggaatttaaaaagtaaaaaattatgatcaaaaccaaattttttgaataaagacaaaaataagtcaccaagtcaattttttgtctttattcaaaaaaaaaattgactttcaatgttaattttaactttttatattcctcttgtcatgccaacacaataatttacaaaaatcaaagcaaactaacaaatgcaaatttttttaataaagacaaaaaaataaatcactttgCTTATTGGCCAAAATAGGCATAAGTATCTAAAATTAAGTCAAACGGGATTTAAGTCAGCAATCATCTAATGGCACTTGATGGCCCATTAAGGGGACAAATTTTGGTACACAAATCATTTCATTCAGGAAGAAAAATGATCAATCTTTCCTTGGAGTTTGTCTTGTGCATTGATTTATTTGGGTCTCTCTCCCGCTCCCGAAACTCTAGTCACCacatttaccttttttttttccttcccctcTCCTTTAGGGTTTCCCAACCCTAATACGACGGCAGAAGTGGAAGGCTATGATACTAGTTTGTCActcttcctttttgttttctagtaCTTGGTTTGCCTATATATTGAGAGATAAGGGTCATTGAAAATTACACGTAAAACTGTAGAAGACTAAGAATTTAGGATGGAGAGAATAACAACGGTGTCGGAACTTAAGATGAGGGTGCATGAAGAGTCCATAGAATTCAAAGTGGTAAGCAAGCTTGTTCCAAATCAGGATCGAAAGATCGAAGCCGAATCAATTATACACGCTTTTACCATGGTCGTGGGAGAGCTTGAAAGCATTTATCAAAGTTACTAGTACTACACTTGtaccgaaaacccaaaaaaaaaaagagttatacTTTACTTTTATTCTACTCTTCTGAAATAAAGTAaagttatctttgtttaaattCGAAATCCGCCAGATTTCATTTTGCATTCTTTTGGCTTTAACTTAAAGTTAAAATGAgaattttatctttatttaaatttttttcacatttgttagttttacgtcaaatttttgtcagttattgattcgtctcgacgagaagaatcggaaaagtaaaatttctttacttttacccaagtattttgagaaataaacactttttagcacaaaaaagttctcaaaatacttggatgaaagtgaaatttttttacttttctcattcgtctcgttgagacaaatcaataacccacaaaaaattagcgcaaaactaataaatacgaaaaaaaatttaaataaagacaaaattcttATTTTAAGTTTACGTTTAAGTTAAGACAAAGAGAATGCAATCTAACTTTGGAACTGGGAAGTGCAAAATTTCGAATGGTGATTTTGAACTCAAAAGTCATGCGACTTTACTTTCATTGGGCCCTCTACTTAAgcgttaaaaaaatttatagaaaattagaggccggtcctgATTTTTAGGCTCGGTTTGATCCCAATCctgaatattattttcaaaCCTGTATAGGCTCAGATATATTATCTCCTGACTTGTTTGCCCTTTTTATTCCACATCGTCAATTCCATCTCGCCATTCTTCCTCTCTGTCTCTTAAGACGACCGACCGAAACCCATCTtaagaaactctctctctccctctctctctccctccctctctctccctctctccccccTAATATTGGACCACCGCCGTCAGCCGAGTTGGGGAAATCTAAGATTCCAATTGAAAAAACACACGTAGGTGAGATCAGTGCTTCTACGGTGGCGGCGAAGTTCTTCCTTTTCCGGCGTTCATGGAGGTTGAGCCGTTGATTAAGTGCGCAACACCGCATCGAGGCCACTCCAACTACTTAAGCGTCAGATCATCGAGGGTTCCGGTGGTTTCTAGGTTGAAGTTGAGTTGGTAGGTCTTGATTGTCTACTCAAGATCATCGTCGAAATCGTCAGAGGGATCCTTGGAGTTGTTGGTGATGTAGCAGAAGTTTTGGAAGTCGTATTGATTGCCGATTGAGGTGCTGTGATTAAGTGATTCAGTGATTGTATGCAAGGCACGTGGGATAATTCAGATGATGTTGTTTTCTTCTGGTATCTTTAAGTTTTCTAAgttaatttgttgatttttgaattttaaggTGGTGTTTGACTACAAGTCAATGAATCTGTTATATTTGAGAGTTGTGAGAAccgtatatttttctatgagaattgtgtattttttttatgaaaacaatgtattttctgtgagagctgtttatgagaactgtgtattttatatgagagcattgtatttttctatgagaactgtgtattatatatgagaactgtctatgagaaccgTATATTTTCTATTgaaacattgtatttttctatgagaactgtgtatttttctatgagaattgtatattttttatgagaactgtgtattgtccataacaattatctatgagaactgtgtattttctatgagaattgagtattgtccatgagaattgtgtattttctatgacaactacatattttctatgagaactgtgtattaagTGTATGGTGAGACTAtttgaactgtatattttcaGTTCATATATCCATtttcacatagttctcatagaactgactatgagaattgacagttctcataaccagttcacatatCTAAGGGTaaaaactgtctatgagaactgtgtattttatatgagaatattgtatttttctatgagaactgtgtattatacatgagatctgtctatgagaactgtgtattttctatggaaacattgtatttttctatgagaactgtgtatttttctataagaactgtgtatttttctaagagaattgtatattttttatgagaactgtatattgttcatgacaactatctatgggaactgtgtattttctatgagaattgagtattatacatgaaaactgtgtattttctataactgtgtattttctatgagaactgtctatttaAATGTGTGGTAAGatatttgaactgtgtatttttcagttcacatagttatttcatataattctcatagaactgactatgagaattgacagttctcatagccagttcacatagccaatgatatttttgtccgaaacagttTTCATAAAGACAGTTTTCATAGGAACGGTTCTCGTAGaaataattctcatagacagttctcatggagaCAATTAtcatagaaacagttctcatagaaaatgatattttttttaatcttacataattgcatattcaatatggatcgtGTTTGGTAGATATTGTCGAataggttccaaaaatataatttttttaaaaaatgaatagctacaacaaaagatattactttttgaaatttaaacaatgttttaatggtgcaccaatactcatggagcattggataatttttctatactaaaTACTCTCTAGTTCAGTGCGCTGCTGCACGTGAAGGGGcatggttggaataaaaaatataaataattatgCATGACTACATTAAGTCCGAACCTAATTTTTAGGACCGGCCAAAAAATTCCCCAAAAATTTAATGTCCGTTGGGCTCAATCACATGATGTTCGCCCCAAATATAAGGTAGAAGAGAGGTTTAGGGTACCATTGACGGTGCTCCAGGAGCATTAATTAATCTCTCCATGTTTCGATAAGTTCCCCAGTAAggagaaaacttttttttttttggtaaacaggAGAAAACTTATTGTGTTTATAGTTTTGTAGTCTATATTATACTCTACAATTGGCTTGTTTGTTTTTGGGACTCCAATCTTGCATAtggtccccaataaattttttctatctctatttctttatttattattcataAAAACttctctcaaaattcaaaacgaacaaggtaGACCTAACACtcgtcacaaaaaaaaatactcctataagGCTCTGTCGAGTGTTGAGTCAAAATGAACGAGCCAAAAAAGCGATGGTTTAATAAACATGATCATGAGACAATCtagttttaattttgtaaaCATCTTCAGTCGAAATGATCTGAGTTACAACTCGTTCGAGCTCCATATGAAAAATTAACGagctttaaaaaattagtattcAATTGTAAGTTAGGCTAAGTTCCCCTAAGATTTTGAGAAGTCCCCAAAATCGGCTTTTGGggctttttcttgaatatttttgaaaaattttggttataagttaattttttagtttttcgatttctctctgCGAGACAagtcaataattcacaaaaattaagtataaaactaacaactgtgaaaaaaatttgaattagaacaaaacaagaaaaagaataaaaaatcttAGCAGAACTTAGAGTATAttttactaactaaaataaattgtTCTAAtttttcacttatttttgtaattaggttgttgctaatgccaaaataatttttattagtgTCAAAACTgtagtgcataaaagtcttgtaccaTGCACAAGATATAAAGCTTTTATGCACTACAATTTTGGAATAAACAAGAATAGTTTTGGAGTTATCATTTGTCTTTGAATTAAAAGTTATTTATTATGTGAGAATGAATTatctcacaaaataaaaaataaaaaataaaaatctttattACTCATGCCGCAAGCCCGTAATcgatttcaaattcaaacaatGGTTCATTTATCAACTCCAACGTCGGTGGTCAATAGCGAGAAGCCAAAAGTCGCCGACTCAGAgtctcacatctctctctctctctctctcagcttgAAGCATACGTATACCATGCCCTTGCCTTCCCGTCACTTTTCTGGCTAAGCTCCCCGTAAAAATACCCAATCAGGTACGCCTCACTCTGATTCTTCTCTGCTTTCTTGTTGAGCCTTGTTTGGTCGATGAGAAAATGTTGGAAACAGCTGAGAATTGAGAAAGGAATTTGAAAAGAATCTTTTGTAGGAGAGCCGAGCTCAGCTTGTTTACAAACGAGAGCCGAGCTTGGCTACTTTCCTTAACGAGCATCTTTAAATGAGCCAAACCGAACTTTTGAGTGTTGAGCTAGGCAAATGagcttgattcttttttttatagatgaACTTCATAGTtgtttacttttgttttcttttttagcaGGTGCAGCCAACGTCAAGCATCCACATCCAATGCTATTGTTCCTTAATCCTTCCACCACCCCACGGCCGCAGGGTGGAGTATCTTACTTTTTGAAGAGGAAAATATTCTTTTTATCTTAtctcattttattaaataaaaattccttAATTGCCAGCATTTGAGTGTATTTAAGCTACTCGACCCTAAGCTCGTGTTCATTCGTTAAAAGTTTGTTCAAAAttgatttgttacataaacaaacccACATTTTTTCGAATCTCGTtaagatttcaaatcaaacttgaacaGGCTACTACTTTGCTCATTCAGCTtattatgtataaaaaatttaattaagttACTTGGAATCGGCtcgtgtttggcttgattaaaacTTGTTTGAAATTGGCTCATCTCATAATCAAGCTGAGCtcgaaatgagaataataattggggATTTGAGGAAGATTTTTGGGGAGATGAGcgaagatagatagatagagaaatgagaatagTAATCGGGACGAAAGTTTATTAAGGACCGTGCGCAGAAAGAGTGGTTGAGTCTAGAGACCTCAAACCAAACATGGTCAGTTTTTAAACCGAGCTTGATCAACTACCTGCTCGTCTAGCTTGACTCGTTTATCACCCATAAGTCTTCCTTTTGGTTTGGGGTTGCACATGCTTGGCTTTGGGGATCGATGTCAACTAGTTCGGTATTCAGATTTGTCACTCTTCTTGCACACCCACTCACACGCATAGGGATGTCAATCTAAACGAACCAATGATTAAATGAACAAAACCGAATCGATGATCAGGACGGTTTTAACCGTTTTTGAACTATAGTTTTGGCTTTGGTTCCCAATTTGGAAAAATCAGCCGGTTCgatattaatttgttttgattttatatgATGACCGCATGAAACCGAACCGCAATGTTATTACGAAAATACccctatatatgtatatctatTACACACCTTtcagactttttgttttttggtaattaaaaaaacacactCCCTGACCATCACATAATCACATTGATTAATTTTGTTGCGTGTTTATGGTACGTaaagttgattttgttgtgAATTCCCCGGGTTTTGGTGAAAAACCAAACCGAATTGATACCTgcgattttggttttggtacaaattaaaagaaaatcgtTTGTTTAATTTGGTTTCAGTTTTAGTCATACGTTCCGGTATTGGTTTTGGTACTACCAATACTCAAATCTAATCGAACCGAACCGCACCATTTCTATTCCTAGACACACATATAATTTATTGACAAACATCAGGCATATAATTTGGTGAATCCTCACCCGCTCACGTTAAACCACAATAATACGATAACTAGATTAATAACGCACCTCACAAGTCGTTTTTTAAGGTCAGAGACAGCCCATGCCCCACTCCACTTTCAATTTGTCTCCTTACCCCTAATTCTCAATGTTAGACAATTTAATCAGAGAAAAACTACTTTACAAGCAACTCGTAAATAAAGTGTACGGCGCTCAATCGTGtgtgtccaaaagtgttttaaacggcccgaattaaaaaccaattttgactggtaaaaATTAGTTATTactggtcaaaattgaaaagcaaatCTGAACTATTGATTGCCGAAATAAACGATCGAGATTAAGTTTCTCTCATTTAATAATCCTGAcgaatacctttttttttttttttcctgatcacCTGTTGCGTGTAGTACTTCAAAACTGTCTTACAAGAATGAAGAAATTGTCAAATTTAttggtaggttttttttttttaacatggaAGGGTAAGACCGCAAGAGAGTGGCCCCGTTCCTGAAAGGgagataagtacttattttttaaaaaggtaattttaagctcaaaaatcatatacTTACGCaattaattttcttaccaatatgaatcttgtttgatagatctcattgagatctttaatacggtgcaaaaaaaattaaaaaattatttttcatttacattatttttgagtttaaaaatatgaaataaatacttattttttaagaatgtgttttgaaacgAGACCAATTCCACTCACCACCTCCATTAGGCAATTACTGACAAGGTCAAATTTCTTGGTAGTTGATACATAATGATTACACCTATTTTTTATGAAAGCTTATTAATTTCTGAAGTTTTTGAATGGTCATAATTAGTTTGGTTTTTATTCCCTGAAACCAGGGGTGGAGCTATGTTTTCTCTCGGCCCCAGCTCCCCGAGCGTTTGAGTTTTAAACTTTTTATATTGTACATAcctaattttaaatattattaataatcattcatgtatagctacttataattttaataatttcgGTTCGATGTAATAAAAATCGTTTATTTTACATTATCAtttatcaatttcttttataaataagaaataagcACATGATAGTTGATGTAGCGtaaagaatcatttcaatgtacaaatgtaataaattagaaagtaaaaaccttatgatataataagtatgtattccgataaaaaaaaatatgtctaCGTACTATGCCGGCCCTCTGAGAttaaaatcctggctccgccactacCTGAaactttatgttttttttttttttttacaaggctgctgattttgccactcccttgcaagtatatttttggtgcaaaaatatacttgtaggagagtggcgttaacaaaaaagagagtgacaaaatcatttcctatTTACAAAACTGAAACTTTATGTTCCTGGTTTAAAATATGATCATCGATTACCAATAGCATATTGCATTTTAATATGttgattttgggattttgtttttCAGCACAGGTGGAAATTTGCGCTCCAAGCAATGCAGCTAACAGTCGAGGCAACCAACGCCGTGACCAGCTGCGCAGCCACTTATGCACCATTTCGTGAGAAATTCTGCATGGATGTCTAACCTTACGTGAGACATTttgagtttgtttgtttgaCGGTCTCAAAACTCCTGCACACGatcattaataaattttctatatttctctctactcattatttttaaaaaccttctttaaaatccaaaccgaacaaggtCTTTGTGTTGATACTtgatgtctctctctctctctctctctctctctctctctctatatatatatatatatatatatatatatatatatagagtccccttcttatgagggatcccctacttagcttaagtgcggacctcatagataccaatcgaatttcgatgatccgagccgctcaatgtgatcagaacgtgattttaagggttgcAGTGagaaatcgtcaaaaaaaatggtcgggaagagcttcatccgaacagttttttattgaacggttcaaacaaaaactgctcaaatcaagccctttttggtcattttttttgccg
Proteins encoded in this region:
- the LOC131299529 gene encoding uncharacterized protein LOC131299529 — encoded protein: MATESLRHRLGDDSTITNPNENNHDIYKEYDDDNDNEDEYEDYIEETSMRGRMLRWRAAIVRHGFLSLAIAILPASLHLVDVFVLRSAERAAARPSWFLTPWITDAYFVFSSLVMGLGSWFAWAENGLPPKPMLFASKLLVYNALSLAWDPIVFGWGAVHLGPQICMLRGFLVVAIAGTIRRQNHTAGEFVFGACGVIGGIHLFHSSLDLLLPEHF